The following are from one region of the Flavobacteriaceae bacterium UJ101 genome:
- a CDS encoding sodium/alanine symporter AgcS (Probably functions as a sodium/L- and D-alanine symporter for alanine uptake; Belongs to the sodium:alanine (SAF) symporter family.) yields the protein MTKNTVGFILAIFLVSIGYSQELKVKHTVTDDSSEIGTARIKLEVEGGTPPYTYHWDKASVGLNQSEASGLSEGTQYHIKIVDAKGIEKKEAIKIPINSFAESVSSKFTPLVAFLDKVLFFDPFTAFYDNQVRDHNGEVVLNPNGTPQTIKIPFLVIWLVLGALFLTLRMGFINLRGIRHSFDLVRGQYDDPSAPGQVTHFQALATAVSGTVGLGNIAGVAVAIATGGPGATFWMILAGFMGMSMKFVECTLGVKYRDIAPNGKVYGGPMNYLSKGFEKRGFGKIGKVLSIIYAVVVILAAFAAGSMFQSNQAAAQVANAFTTVDPSTVKLGTGIVIAILVFIVIVGGIKSIANVTDKVVPAMAGMYIIMCLGVIFANIGEVGNAFGVIFDGAFSSEAMYGGFLGVMIQGFRRAAFSNEAGLGSASIAHSAAKTNHPVSEGFVALLEPFIDTIVVCTLTALVLIFSGVYTDASVSGSAMTAKGFGTVFGSVSNVLITIAIFLFAFSTIITWSYYGVKATAYLFGDSKFINLGFKITFVLTVVFGAVIGLGAVVDFADMMFLSLALPNLIGLYLMSGEVASDLKKYLSKVKTGEIQKTKK from the coding sequence ATGACGAAAAACACTGTGGGCTTTATTTTAGCTATTTTTTTAGTTTCAATTGGCTATTCTCAAGAATTAAAAGTTAAACATACGGTAACAGATGATAGTTCAGAAATTGGGACTGCCAGAATCAAGCTCGAGGTAGAAGGAGGGACGCCACCTTATACCTATCACTGGGATAAAGCTAGCGTTGGATTAAATCAAAGTGAGGCTTCAGGATTATCTGAAGGAACCCAATATCACATAAAAATTGTTGATGCTAAAGGAATAGAAAAAAAGGAAGCAATTAAAATTCCTATTAACTCATTTGCAGAATCAGTGAGCTCTAAATTTACTCCTTTAGTTGCTTTTTTAGATAAAGTTCTATTTTTTGATCCTTTTACTGCTTTTTATGATAATCAAGTACGAGACCATAATGGAGAGGTTGTTCTAAATCCAAATGGAACCCCTCAGACTATTAAAATACCATTTTTAGTAATATGGTTGGTTTTAGGAGCATTATTTTTAACACTTAGGATGGGGTTTATTAACCTTAGAGGGATACGTCATTCTTTTGATTTGGTTAGAGGACAGTATGATGATCCTAGTGCACCAGGACAGGTTACCCATTTCCAAGCTTTAGCAACCGCTGTTTCTGGAACGGTTGGTTTAGGTAATATTGCAGGAGTTGCAGTTGCGATTGCTACGGGAGGTCCAGGAGCTACCTTTTGGATGATTTTAGCAGGTTTTATGGGGATGTCTATGAAATTTGTAGAATGTACCTTAGGGGTTAAATATCGTGATATTGCACCAAATGGTAAAGTATATGGAGGGCCAATGAACTATCTAAGTAAAGGGTTTGAAAAACGAGGTTTTGGAAAAATTGGAAAAGTACTTTCAATAATATATGCTGTAGTGGTTATTTTAGCAGCTTTTGCTGCGGGATCTATGTTTCAATCCAATCAGGCAGCTGCACAAGTGGCAAATGCTTTTACAACCGTTGATCCTAGTACAGTAAAGTTGGGAACGGGAATTGTAATTGCTATTTTAGTGTTTATTGTAATTGTAGGAGGAATTAAAAGTATAGCCAATGTAACAGATAAGGTAGTTCCAGCTATGGCAGGAATGTACATCATCATGTGCTTAGGAGTTATCTTTGCTAATATAGGTGAAGTAGGAAATGCTTTTGGGGTAATCTTTGATGGAGCTTTCTCTTCAGAAGCAATGTACGGTGGTTTTCTTGGAGTGATGATTCAAGGATTTAGACGTGCAGCTTTCTCTAACGAAGCTGGATTAGGATCTGCTTCTATTGCCCATTCTGCTGCTAAGACTAATCATCCAGTAAGTGAAGGGTTTGTAGCACTTTTAGAACCTTTTATTGATACGATTGTAGTGTGTACATTAACTGCTTTAGTATTAATATTTTCAGGAGTTTATACCGATGCTTCCGTATCAGGATCTGCTATGACTGCAAAAGGGTTTGGGACAGTGTTTGGAAGTGTTTCAAACGTTTTGATAACCATTGCGATTTTCCTTTTTGCTTTTTCAACGATTATTACATGGTCATATTATGGAGTGAAAGCAACTGCTTATTTATTTGGAGATTCTAAATTTATAAACCTGGGGTTTAAAATAACCTTCGTTCTTACAGTAGTTTTTGGCGCAGTAATCGGTTTAGGTGCTGTAGTTGATTTTGCAGACATGATGTTTTTATCATTAGCTTTACCTAACTTGATAGGATTGTACTTGATGTCAGGAGAGGTTGCCTCTGATTTGAAAAAATATTTATCAAAAGTAAAAACAGGAGAAATTCAAAAAACAAAAAAATAA
- a CDS encoding glutaryl-CoA dehydrogenase (ETF) (Has greatest activity toward short branched chain acyl- CoA derivative such as (s)-2-methylbutyryl-CoA, isobutyryl-CoA, and 2-methylhexanoyl-CoA as well as toward short straight chain acyl-CoAs such as butyryl-CoA and hexanoyl-CoA. Can use valproyl- CoA as substrate and may play a role in controlling the metabolic flux of valproic acid in the development of toxicity of this agent (By similarity); Belongs to the acyl-CoA dehydrogenase family.; KEGG: avn:Avin_24930 glutaryl-CoA dehydrogenase), with the protein MNFDRSESQKMIAESVKAFANQHILPNYRKWDNEMIFPVELFKKLGEQGLMGVLVPEELGGSGLSYFEYIDIIVELSKVDPSIGLSVAAHNSLCTNHILTFGNEEQKKKWIPKLASGEWIGAWGLTEHNTGSDAGGMATTAVKDGDYWVINGAKNFITHAISGDVAVVIVRTGEKGDSHGMTAFVIEKGTPGFSSGQKIDKLGMRASETSELLFDNVRVPDENRLGEVGEGFVQSMKILDGGRISIGALGLGIAKGAYEASLKYAKEREQFGKPIGQFQAIGFKLADMLTKISAAELLLYKAAHLKEKGERMTNEGAIAKMYASEISVEISTDAVQVHGGYGYTKDFPVEKFYRDSKLCTIGEGTTEIQKLVISRNIMK; encoded by the coding sequence ATGAATTTCGATCGATCCGAATCTCAAAAAATGATTGCAGAATCTGTAAAAGCATTTGCAAATCAACATATCTTACCAAATTATCGTAAATGGGATAATGAAATGATTTTTCCCGTTGAACTATTTAAAAAATTAGGAGAACAAGGATTGATGGGTGTTTTGGTTCCGGAAGAATTAGGTGGTTCTGGACTTTCATATTTTGAGTACATTGATATTATTGTAGAATTATCTAAAGTAGATCCTTCAATTGGTTTAAGTGTTGCAGCACATAATTCATTATGTACCAACCATATTTTAACCTTTGGTAATGAGGAACAAAAGAAAAAATGGATACCAAAACTTGCTTCTGGAGAATGGATTGGAGCTTGGGGGTTAACTGAGCATAACACAGGTTCTGATGCAGGAGGAATGGCAACTACTGCTGTTAAAGATGGGGACTATTGGGTAATAAATGGAGCTAAAAATTTTATTACACATGCTATTTCAGGTGATGTGGCGGTTGTAATCGTTCGAACAGGGGAAAAAGGAGATTCTCATGGGATGACTGCTTTTGTGATTGAAAAAGGAACTCCAGGGTTTTCTTCTGGTCAAAAAATAGATAAATTGGGAATGAGAGCATCAGAAACTTCAGAATTGTTATTTGATAATGTTCGAGTACCTGATGAAAACCGTTTAGGTGAAGTTGGAGAAGGGTTTGTACAATCCATGAAAATATTAGATGGTGGTCGTATTTCAATTGGAGCATTAGGGCTAGGAATAGCAAAAGGAGCCTACGAGGCATCTTTAAAATATGCGAAAGAAAGAGAACAATTTGGAAAGCCAATTGGGCAATTTCAAGCCATAGGGTTCAAATTAGCAGATATGTTGACTAAAATTTCAGCAGCTGAATTGTTATTATATAAAGCAGCACATCTAAAAGAAAAAGGAGAAAGGATGACAAATGAAGGAGCAATTGCAAAAATGTATGCTTCAGAAATTAGTGTAGAAATCTCTACCGATGCTGTTCAAGTACATGGAGGGTATGGTTATACCAAAGATTTTCCAGTAGAAAAATTTTACCGTGATTCAAAGCTATGTACTATTGGTGAAGGTACAACAGAAATTCAAAAACTAGTTATTTCAAGAAATATCATGAAGTAA
- a CDS encoding 30S ribosomal protein S12, chloroplastic (With S4 and S5 plays an important role in translational accuracy. Located at the interface of the 30S and 50S subunits (By similarity); Belongs to the ribosomal protein S12P family.), protein MPTIQQLVRKGRATNAKKSKSAALQACPQRRGVCTRVYTTTPKKPNSAMRKVARVRLTNGNEVNAYIPGEGHNLQEHSIVLVRGGRVKDLPGVRYHIVRGALDTAGVEGRTQRRSKYGTKRPKK, encoded by the coding sequence ATGCCTACTATACAACAGTTAGTAAGAAAAGGAAGAGCCACAAATGCTAAGAAGAGCAAATCGGCTGCTTTGCAGGCATGTCCTCAAAGACGTGGTGTATGTACTCGTGTATATACAACAACGCCTAAAAAACCAAACTCAGCAATGCGTAAAGTTGCCAGAGTAAGGTTGACGAACGGGAATGAAGTGAACGCCTACATTCCAGGGGAAGGACATAATTTGCAAGAGCACTCGATAGTATTAGTACGTGGAGGAAGGGTAAAAGATTTACCAGGTGTTCGTTATCATATCGTTCGTGGAGCGTTAGATACAGCAGGAGTTGAAGGTCGTACTCAGAGAAGATCAAAGTATGGAACTAAACGTCCTAAAAAATAA
- a CDS encoding 30S ribosomal protein S7 (One of the primary rRNA binding proteins, it binds directly to 16S rRNA where it nucleates assembly of the head domain of the 30S subunit. Is located at the subunit interface close to the decoding center, probably blocks exit of the E-site tRNA; Belongs to the ribosomal protein S7P family.), producing the protein MRKSRAKKRHILPDPKFNDPLVTRFVNMLMLHGKKSVAFKLYYDALDIVEQRKEDEEVSAVDTWKKALENVMPHVEVRSRRVGGATYQIPMQIRPDRKISMAMKWLIKYAKARNEKSMSQKLAGEILAAAKEEGAAVKKKTDTHKMAEANKAFSHFRF; encoded by the coding sequence ATGAGAAAGTCAAGAGCAAAAAAGAGACATATATTACCTGATCCTAAGTTTAATGATCCTTTGGTAACACGTTTTGTAAACATGTTAATGTTGCATGGTAAAAAAAGCGTAGCTTTTAAATTATACTATGATGCATTAGATATTGTAGAGCAGAGAAAAGAAGATGAAGAAGTGTCTGCTGTAGATACTTGGAAAAAAGCATTAGAAAATGTAATGCCACACGTAGAAGTTCGTTCTCGTCGTGTTGGTGGTGCTACCTATCAAATTCCAATGCAAATTCGTCCAGATCGTAAGATCTCAATGGCGATGAAATGGTTGATAAAATATGCGAAAGCTAGAAATGAGAAATCGATGTCTCAAAAATTAGCAGGTGAAATTTTAGCAGCAGCCAAAGAAGAAGGTGCAGCTGTAAAAAAGAAAACCGATACGCATAAAATGGCGGAAGCAAACAAAGCATTCTCACACTTTAGATTCTAA
- a CDS encoding elongation factor (Catalyzes the GTP-dependent ribosomal translocation step during translation elongation. During this step, the ribosome changes from the pre-translocational (PRE) to the post- translocational (POST) state as the newly formed A-site-bound peptidyl-tRNA and P-site-bound deacylated tRNA move to the P and E sites, respectively. Catalyzes the coordinated movement of the two tRNA molecules, the mRNA and conformational changes in the ribosome; Belongs to the TRAFAC class translation factor GTPase superfamily. Classic translation factor GTPase family. EF-G/EF-2 subfamily; Contains 1 tr-type G (guanine nucleotide-binding) domain.), producing MAKRDLKFTRNIGIAAHIDAGKTTTTERILFYTGRSHKIGEVHDGAATMDWMEQEAERGITITSAATTCVWNFPTENGKPTADAKGYHFNIIDTPGHVDFTVEVNRSLRVLDGLVFLFSAVDGVEPQSETNWRLADNYKVPRMGFVNKMDRQGADFLNVCKQVKEMLGSNAVPICLPIGSEEDFKGIVDLVKNQAIVWHDNTQGATFDVVEIPEDMKAEVEEYRALLIEEVAGYDEGLLEKFMEDPDSITEDEVHNALRAATLDMSIIPMLAGSAFKNKGVQHMLDCVCRYLPSPLDKEAIDGTDPKTDEPILRKPSYDEPFSALAFKIATDPFVGRLAFFRAYSGNLDAGSYVLNNRSGNKERISRIFQMHSNKQEPVESIGAGDIGAAVGFKDIKTGDTLSALDAPIILESMDFPDPVIGIAVEPKTKADVDKLGIALGKLAEEDPTFQVRTDEASGQTIISGMGELHLDIIVDRLKREFKVEVDQGQPQVEYKEAFTRPADHREVYKKQSGGRGKFADIVFTMEPAEEGKTGLEFVSEIKGGNIPREFIPSVEKGFKEAMKNGPLAGYEMDSLKITLKDGSYHQVDSDQLSFELAAKLGYKAAAKAAGAVILEPMMKLEVITPEENMGDIVGDLNRRRAIVNGMDDKAGAKVVRADVPLSEMFGYVTSLRTLSSGRATSTMSFSHYTEAPSNIQEEVIKASKGE from the coding sequence ATGGCAAAAAGAGATTTAAAATTTACAAGAAATATTGGTATTGCTGCGCATATTGATGCTGGTAAAACCACTACGACTGAACGTATTTTATTTTACACAGGTCGTTCTCATAAAATTGGTGAAGTACACGACGGTGCTGCAACAATGGACTGGATGGAGCAGGAAGCTGAAAGAGGTATTACCATTACTTCTGCTGCAACTACTTGTGTTTGGAATTTCCCAACTGAAAATGGAAAGCCAACCGCAGATGCAAAAGGATATCATTTTAACATTATTGATACTCCGGGTCACGTTGATTTTACAGTTGAAGTAAACCGTTCATTACGTGTATTAGACGGTTTAGTGTTCTTGTTTTCAGCAGTTGATGGAGTTGAGCCTCAGTCAGAAACAAACTGGCGTTTAGCAGATAACTATAAAGTTCCTCGTATGGGATTCGTTAATAAAATGGATCGTCAAGGAGCTGATTTCTTAAATGTGTGTAAACAAGTAAAAGAAATGTTAGGGTCTAACGCAGTTCCAATTTGTTTGCCAATCGGTTCAGAAGAAGATTTTAAAGGAATTGTTGATTTAGTGAAAAATCAAGCTATTGTATGGCATGATAATACACAAGGAGCTACATTTGATGTAGTAGAGATTCCTGAAGATATGAAAGCGGAGGTAGAAGAATACCGCGCATTATTGATCGAAGAAGTAGCAGGATATGATGAAGGTCTTTTAGAGAAATTTATGGAAGATCCAGATTCAATTACTGAAGATGAAGTACATAATGCTTTACGTGCTGCAACATTAGATATGTCAATCATTCCTATGTTAGCAGGTTCTGCATTTAAAAATAAAGGAGTTCAACACATGTTGGATTGTGTATGTCGTTATTTACCTTCTCCATTAGATAAAGAAGCAATTGACGGTACAGATCCTAAAACAGATGAGCCTATTTTAAGAAAGCCTTCTTATGATGAGCCATTTTCAGCATTAGCATTTAAAATTGCTACGGATCCATTCGTAGGTCGTTTAGCCTTTTTCCGTGCTTATTCTGGTAACTTAGATGCTGGATCATATGTATTAAATAACCGTTCTGGAAATAAAGAGCGTATTTCTCGTATCTTCCAGATGCACTCTAATAAACAAGAGCCAGTAGAATCTATTGGAGCTGGAGATATTGGAGCGGCTGTAGGTTTTAAAGATATTAAGACAGGAGATACATTAAGTGCTTTAGATGCACCTATTATTTTAGAATCAATGGATTTCCCTGATCCGGTAATTGGTATTGCTGTTGAACCAAAAACAAAAGCAGATGTTGATAAGTTAGGGATCGCTTTAGGTAAATTAGCTGAAGAAGATCCGACTTTCCAAGTTCGTACAGACGAAGCATCAGGTCAAACGATCATCTCAGGTATGGGTGAGTTACACTTAGACATTATTGTAGATCGTTTAAAAAGAGAATTTAAAGTTGAAGTTGATCAAGGTCAACCTCAAGTAGAATATAAAGAAGCATTCACTCGTCCTGCTGATCACCGTGAAGTTTATAAGAAACAATCAGGAGGTCGTGGTAAATTTGCTGATATTGTATTTACAATGGAACCTGCAGAAGAAGGTAAAACAGGATTAGAATTTGTGTCTGAAATCAAAGGAGGAAACATTCCAAGAGAATTTATTCCTTCAGTTGAAAAAGGATTTAAAGAAGCGATGAAAAACGGTCCTTTAGCAGGTTATGAAATGGATTCATTAAAGATTACATTAAAAGATGGTTCTTACCACCAAGTGGATTCAGATCAATTATCATTCGAATTGGCAGCTAAATTAGGATATAAAGCAGCAGCTAAAGCAGCTGGAGCTGTAATTCTAGAGCCAATGATGAAATTAGAAGTGATTACTCCTGAAGAAAACATGGGAGATATTGTTGGAGATTTAAACAGACGTCGTGCTATCGTTAACGGTATGGACGATAAAGCAGGTGCAAAAGTAGTTCGTGCAGATGTTCCATTATCTGAAATGTTTGGATATGTTACATCATTAAGAACATTGTCTTCAGGTAGAGCAACGTCAACAATGTCGTTCTCACACTATACTGAAGCTCCATCAAATATTCAAGAAGAAGTGATTAAAGCTTCAAAAGGAGAATAA
- a CDS encoding 30S ribosomal protein S10 (Involved in the binding of tRNA to the ribosomes; Belongs to the ribosomal protein S10P family.), whose protein sequence is MSQKIRIKLQSYDHNLVDRSAEKIVKTVKSTGAVINGPIPLPTNKKIFTVLRSPHVNKKSREQFQLSSHKRLLDIYSSSSKTVDALMKLELPSGVEVEIKV, encoded by the coding sequence ATGAGTCAAAAAATTAGAATAAAATTACAATCTTACGATCATAACTTAGTTGATAGATCAGCTGAAAAAATCGTGAAAACTGTAAAATCAACAGGAGCTGTTATTAATGGGCCTATTCCATTACCAACAAACAAAAAGATTTTTACAGTACTACGTTCACCACACGTGAATAAAAAGTCTCGTGAACAGTTTCAATTATCTTCTCATAAGAGATTATTAGACATCTACAGTTCTTCATCAAAAACAGTAGATGCCTTAATGAAACTTGAATTACCAAGTGGTGTTGAAGTAGAAATTAAAGTATAG
- a CDS encoding 50S ribosomal protein L3 (One of the primary rRNA binding proteins, it binds directly near the 3'-end of the 23S rRNA, where it nucleates assembly of the 50S subunit; Belongs to the ribosomal protein L3P family.), with protein MSGIIGKKIGMTSLFDEAGKNIPCTVIVAGPCTVTQVRTEEVDGYNAIQLGFDDKKEKNAGKAAVGHFKKAGTTPKYKVAEFAADFAEELKLGDVVDTSVFVEGEYVDVAGTSKGKGFQGVVKRHGFGGVGQATHGQHNRLRAPGSIGAGSDPSRVFKGMRMAGRMGGERVTVQNLQVLKVDTEKNLLIVKGSVPGPKNGYLLIQK; from the coding sequence ATGTCAGGAATTATTGGAAAGAAGATCGGTATGACCAGTTTATTTGACGAAGCAGGGAAGAATATCCCTTGCACCGTTATAGTAGCAGGTCCTTGTACCGTGACACAAGTCAGAACCGAAGAAGTTGATGGTTATAATGCCATCCAATTAGGTTTCGATGACAAAAAAGAAAAAAACGCTGGAAAAGCGGCTGTAGGTCACTTTAAGAAAGCAGGGACAACTCCAAAGTATAAAGTAGCTGAATTCGCTGCTGATTTTGCAGAAGAATTAAAGCTAGGAGATGTTGTTGATACAAGTGTTTTTGTAGAAGGAGAATATGTTGATGTAGCAGGAACTTCAAAAGGTAAAGGATTCCAAGGTGTTGTAAAACGTCATGGATTTGGAGGAGTTGGTCAAGCTACACATGGTCAACATAACAGACTAAGAGCACCGGGATCTATTGGTGCTGGATCAGATCCGTCAAGAGTATTTAAAGGAATGCGAATGGCAGGACGTATGGGAGGAGAAAGAGTTACGGTTCAGAATTTACAAGTATTAAAAGTAGATACTGAAAAAAATCTTTTAATAGTAAAAGGATCTGTACCAGGTCCTAAAAATGGATACTTATTAATACAAAAGTAA
- a CDS encoding 50S ribosomal protein L4 (One of the primary rRNA binding proteins, this protein initially binds near the 5'-end of the 23S rRNA. It is important during the early stages of 50S assembly. It makes multiple contacts with different domains of the 23S rRNA in the assembled 50S subunit and ribosome; Forms part of the polypeptide exit tunnel; Belongs to the ribosomal protein L4P family.) has product MEVAVLDIKGKETGRKISLDTTVFGVEPNEHTVYLEVKQYLAAQRQGTHKSKERGEIAGSTRKIKKQKGTGTARAGSIKNPLFTGGGRVFGPRPRNYSFKVNKSVKRLAKRSVLSQKAKDNQIKVLEDFNFEAPKTKDFKDVMSSLGLENKKTLLVLGESNKNVYLSSRNLPKVKVVTVSELNSYDLMNASEVVLLENSVAKIQENLTK; this is encoded by the coding sequence ATGGAAGTAGCAGTTTTAGATATAAAAGGTAAAGAAACTGGACGTAAGATTTCTTTGGATACAACAGTATTTGGTGTTGAGCCAAATGAACATACTGTATATTTAGAAGTTAAGCAGTATTTAGCTGCACAACGTCAAGGAACTCACAAATCGAAAGAAAGAGGTGAGATCGCAGGTAGTACAAGAAAGATCAAAAAACAAAAAGGAACAGGTACAGCTCGTGCTGGTTCAATAAAAAACCCTTTGTTTACAGGTGGAGGTAGAGTATTTGGTCCAAGACCAAGAAATTATTCTTTTAAAGTAAACAAATCGGTTAAACGTTTAGCTAAAAGATCGGTTCTTTCACAAAAAGCGAAAGACAACCAAATTAAAGTTTTAGAAGACTTTAATTTTGAGGCTCCAAAGACTAAAGATTTTAAAGATGTAATGTCTTCTTTAGGGCTTGAAAACAAAAAAACACTACTTGTGTTGGGAGAGTCAAATAAAAATGTATATTTGTCGTCACGAAATTTACCAAAAGTAAAAGTTGTAACTGTTTCAGAATTAAATAGTTACGATTTAATGAATGCTTCAGAAGTTGTGTTATTAGAGAACTCTGTAGCGAAAATTCAGGAAAATTTAACAAAATAA
- a CDS encoding 50S ribosomal protein L23 (One of the early assembly proteins it binds 23S rRNA. One of the proteins that surrounds the polypeptide exit tunnel on the outside of the ribosome. Forms the main docking site for trigger factor binding to the ribosome; Belongs to the ribosomal protein L23P family.), with protein MSILIKPVITEKATADSELNNRFAFLVNPSANKIEIKKEVEKTYGVDVLSVRTMIYRPKVKSRYTKSGLLTGKTNRTKKAIIEVAEGQEIDFYGNI; from the coding sequence ATGAGTATTTTAATTAAACCTGTAATTACAGAAAAAGCAACAGCTGATAGCGAGTTAAATAATCGTTTTGCATTCTTAGTAAATCCGAGTGCAAATAAGATTGAGATTAAAAAGGAGGTAGAAAAAACATATGGAGTAGACGTTTTGTCTGTGAGAACTATGATTTATCGACCAAAAGTTAAGTCTCGTTATACAAAAAGCGGTTTGCTTACAGGTAAAACGAATAGAACAAAAAAGGCTATTATTGAAGTAGCTGAAGGACAGGAAATTGATTTTTACGGTAATATTTAA